In gamma proteobacterium HIMB55, the genomic stretch ATTACATCGATGGACTGCTCGATGAAGGAGGGCAGACGCCCGTCACTGCACAAGAGTTACAGTCTGCCGCTTCTTCTGAGGAAGATCCCGAGAGTGATGCACTCTACGACGAGGCGGTGCATTACGTCTGCAGTAGCCGTCGCGCCTCCATATCATCAGTACAGCGAAAACTGAGAATTGGCTACAACCGTGCGGCACGTTTGATCGAGACGATGGAAGCTGCGGGTGTTGTTTCGGCTATGGGTAGTAACGGTCAGCGCGAAGTTCTCGCGCCACCACCGCCGGGAGGCGAGGATTGATTCGGTTCCTTCTGTGTCTTTTATTACTGGGGTATGGGGTTTCGGGCTACGCAGAGAAAGCAGTGCCATGGCCCTTAGAAGGCCTTAGTGGGGTAAGCGGTTCGTTCTTGAGTGAGACGCACGGCACCTCCTCAGGCACCATGTTTATTAGCACCGGGCGTTTTTCAAGCCTCAAGCCAGATTATTACCTCTGGGAAATACAAACACCGGACCGGCAAGTGCTCCTGATCAATCCAGAGGGTTTTTGGCAGGTCGATTTAGACCTCGAGGTTGCGATTGTCCGCGACGTGCCGGACGCTAGCGAGCTGCCTCTTGCCTACATTTGGTTGGACCAAGCGGAGCTTCAAGGGTTTTCAGACAAGGTGGCGCAGGGACAAATCGAGGCAATCAGCGAATTCAATCTCAAGGTATTGAATCCCGCTGCCTTGGAAATGCACATTGTGGACCCGCTCGGTCGCACTACGAGGTTCGAGCTCAATATCGAATCTACGGACGAGCCGGAGCCTTCGCTATTCCAGCCCAACATTCCTGGAGGTGCAGACTTTTTTGACGAGCGAACTCGCCCATCACCCATGATTGGCAGGGGCATCCAATGATTGCATTTTCGATAGCCCTAGGCGGTGCATTTGGTGCCTTAGCTCGATTCTTGGTGAATGAGCTCATGGTTGCTAGCGGCTTAGGTGCTGCAGGCTTATCGACCCTGACGATAAATGTGGCGGGCTCTTTCGCTATTGGCTGTTGCTTCGTAATCTTTGAGCGCTTCAGTGCTTCGGATGCGCTACGCCTCGGATTGATGGTTGGTTTTCTTGGGGCGTTTACAACCTTTTCCACCTTTTCTTTAGAGCTCGTTAACGACTTACAGGGGGGGAATTTCTTAAGGTCTGCTCTGTATGCTGCGGCCTCGGTGCTGTTTTGTTTATTTGCTTGCTATGCGGGCATTGGTGTTGCGCGGTCAATCATCGACTAATTCAATTTAGGCGTTAAACTAGCGCCCCTCATGTACTAGGTAAATTCCCATTTTCGTATGCTAGATCTGAAGCTTGTTCGTAAAGACCCGGAAGCCATAGCCAATCTTTTAAAGAAGAAGAATTATGAGTTCCCTGCCGCGCAATTTGTCTCACTCGATGCAGAGCGCAAGGAGGCTGATGTGCGGTCGCAAGAGCTTCTTGCGGAGCGTAAAAAAGCCTCTAAGCAGATCGGCGCACTGATTGCCTCAGGTAAATCGGTCGACGAGGCGAAAGCCGAAGTTGATGAGATCCTAAATCATATTTCTGCTGAGCTTGATACTGCGGTGGCGCGTGCCAAGGAAATTCAGCAGTCACTTGATGATCTCATGATGCAGACGCCCAATATTCCTGATGAGGCCGTGCCTGCAGGGCGAGATGAGGAAGACAATGAAGAAGTGCTTAAGTGGGGTGCACCTACCGATCTAGCATTCGAGCCAAAAGACCATGCGGACTTAGGTGAAGCTCTGGGTCAACTAGATTTTGAAATGGCCGGTAAAATCACGGGCAGTCGTTTTGCTGTTATGCAAGGCTCTTTAGCGAGGCTGCAGCGCGCATTGACACAGTTCATGCTCGATATGCACACACAAAGTCATGGTTATACCGAGGTTTACGTGCCGTTCATTGTGAACTCTGATTCATTGTACGGCACCGGACAGTTACCCAAGTTCGCTGAAGACTCGTTCAAGCTCGAGGGGGATTCCGGGTACTACTTGATCCCCACGGCAGAGGTCCCTGTCACCAACATGCTTAGAGACCGCATTATTGAAGACGCCGAGCTGGGTGAGGGCGGTCTCAAGTACACCGCGCATACGCCTTGCTTTCGCAGCGAGGCAGGAAGTTATGGACGAGATACCCGCGGCCTTATTCGACAGCATCAGTTTGAAAAGGTTGAATTGGTGCAGGCTGTGCGCCCAGATCAGTCAGATGACGCCTTAGAGGCTCTCACAGGGCACGCAGAAGCGATTTTGCAGGCGTTGGAGTTGCCTTACCGGAAAGTACGTCTGTGCGGCGGGGACTTAGGCTTCTCGGCGGCCCTGACCTACGATTTGGAGGTGTGGTTACCAGGGCAGGGTACTTACAGGGAGATCTCCAGTTGCTCTAACTTCCGCGACTATCAGTCGCGCCGGATGCAGGCGCGTTGGCGCAACCCTGCCACGGGCAAGCCTGAGCTTCTGCACACGCTGAATGGCTCGGGACTCGCTGTGGGAAGAACGCTCGTTGCAGTTATCGAGAATGGCCAGCAAGCCGACGGCTCCATTGCTCTGCCACAGGCAATTGCTAGCTACATGGGTGCCGATTCCATCAATCTGTAGGGTGATCACCTGTAGTGCGAACTGAGCCCTATAAGCCCATTAATTGGGATCAACTACGCAAGGGTTTGTGGCGACTCGGAGCGCCTGCACGGTCCACAGTTGCGCGTCAGTGGTTCTAATCGAGTGTTTCCTGACCCTATCTAACGTCCGCTCGCGCCATAACTGGACCTGATAGGTTTATAGCATCAACCAGAATTCGTGCTGTCTCAGTAATGAGTGCGTCTTCCTCTTTATCACCACTCTCATCATCGCTATGCGGAGATGCTGCGTCAGGATCGGTCGAACTATCCAACGTCCCCTCGTCGTCCTCGTCCGATCCAAACATATCATCAAGAGACGCTAATTCTTCAAGGCCTTTGGCTTTTCTACGCGTGTTTTCGATGGCGAGGTACTGAGTTTCTTGGGACTCCCGCTGTGCAATCCGAGCATTTTCGTTTAGCGGCACTTGTTCTGCGCTACTGATCGTTTCCGCCAATGCCTTTTGATCCCAAATGTATTGGAAATCAGCATCGCTATTCGCGCGCTCGGTATGCTTCGCAACGAGTGTGGGTAGAATCGCATCGATTGCCGCGTAGTTTTTGTGTCTGACGGGTGCTATCCGGTCCCAATCGAGTGCTTTTTCGAGCGAACTCTCGCCAATTTCATCGTGTTGTAGCAGGGAAGGGTAGCTAATATCTGGGATAACGCCCCGATGTTGTGTGCTGTCGCCTGATATTCGATAGAACTTGCTCTCAGTAATCTTCAATTGACCTTCGGGAAGATCTAGTAACGTTTGGACCGTTCCCTTACCGAAACTTCGATCGCCCACGATGATAGCCCGGCCGTAGTCTTGCAACGCGCCTGCAAAAATCTCAGAGGCTGATGCGCTCAGCCGATCGATCATAATCGCCAGCGGTCCCTCGTAAAACGGCCCCCTGCGACGCTTACCGTCACGCCAAATACGTGCGCCAGTGCCCTTGATCTGAACGGTTGGCCCGTACTCAATGAACAGTCCTGTCAGTTCATTGGCTTCTCTGAGTGAGCCTCCACCGTTACCTCGCAAGTCAATCACCAAGCCGTCGACTCCGGCTCCATCTAACTCCTCGACAAGCTTTGCTACGTCACGAGTCGTAGAGCGGAAATCGGGATCACCACGGCGGTAGGCGTCAAAGTCTAGGTAGAAAGCGGGGACATCAATGACACCAATCTTCCGAGGAGAGCCCTCCAAATCATTGATTTCAATAATTTTTGACTGCGCGGCCTGTTCTTCTAAGCGGACTTCGTTTCTCGTAATGACTAAACGTCGAACCTCATCTGCACGCCCAGCCGCCGGAATCACGTCTAAGCGGACCACTGTGCCTTTTTTGCCGCGAACTAAGTCGACAACATCGTCCAAGCGCCAGCCAATAACATCGGTCATTGGTCCTTCATCACCTTGACCGACACCGATAATCAACTCAGCCGCCTTTAAGTCGCTCTGTTGGTCTGCAGGGCCAGCGGGTACAACGCGGACAACCTTGACGTATTCGTCTTCGTTCTGAAGGACCGCACCGATACCTTCCAAACTGAGACGCATATCAATATCAAAATTTTCAGCGCGTCTTGGAGAAAAATAACTGGTGTGCGGATCAAATTGGGAGGTGAGGGCGTTTGCGTAGACGGCAAAAACGTCCTGCGCGTTGTATTGCTCAAGCCGCTTGAGTTGGTTCTCGTAGCGCTTTTTAAGAGTTGGCGCGATTTCAGAGGCTTCCTTATCTGCAAGTTTGAGGCTTAAAACCTGGCTTTTCAGACGCTTACGCCCGAGGTCATCAAGCGCTGTCTCGAACTTTGCGAAGTCATCGACATCCGATTGCGTGAAATACAGACGCGAGGGATCTAGTCGTTCCAGGTAGGTCGCAAGGTGTGCACGCGACATCGCGTCGTTGTATCGCTTGTCGACAAAGTGTGTGTCCTCGAGTTCCGTTATCAACGCTCTCAGCGTCCAGGTTTGCTCGCGAGTGGTTTCTAGCGCTGCCTGAGATAATGGAGCGGCAAATGCCACAAGGATTGGGATGACAAGGTATTTAGCGAGGTATTGCATCTATTGGGTTCCGTTTGCGAGCAGAAGTAAACAACAGCTATTAGCCGGCTCATGTCCTAGCGTAGCGCAAATAGGGCACATACCACAGATACGATCCCGACATCTTGTTGGACTGATATTCATCCTTGCACTTAATTTAACATAA encodes the following:
- a CDS encoding outer membrane lipoprotein-sorting protein (PFAM: Outer membrane lipoprotein carrier protein LolA), translating into MIRFLLCLLLLGYGVSGYAEKAVPWPLEGLSGVSGSFLSETHGTSSGTMFISTGRFSSLKPDYYLWEIQTPDRQVLLINPEGFWQVDLDLEVAIVRDVPDASELPLAYIWLDQAELQGFSDKVAQGQIEAISEFNLKVLNPAALEMHIVDPLGRTTRFELNIESTDEPEPSLFQPNIPGGADFFDERTRPSPMIGRGIQ
- a CDS encoding C-terminal processing peptidase (PFAM: C-terminal domain of tail specific protease (DUF3340); Peptidase family S41; PDZ domain (Also known as DHR or GLGF)~TIGRFAM: C-terminal peptidase (prc)), translated to MQYLAKYLVIPILVAFAAPLSQAALETTREQTWTLRALITELEDTHFVDKRYNDAMSRAHLATYLERLDPSRLYFTQSDVDDFAKFETALDDLGRKRLKSQVLSLKLADKEASEIAPTLKKRYENQLKRLEQYNAQDVFAVYANALTSQFDPHTSYFSPRRAENFDIDMRLSLEGIGAVLQNEDEYVKVVRVVPAGPADQQSDLKAAELIIGVGQGDEGPMTDVIGWRLDDVVDLVRGKKGTVVRLDVIPAAGRADEVRRLVITRNEVRLEEQAAQSKIIEINDLEGSPRKIGVIDVPAFYLDFDAYRRGDPDFRSTTRDVAKLVEELDGAGVDGLVIDLRGNGGGSLREANELTGLFIEYGPTVQIKGTGARIWRDGKRRRGPFYEGPLAIMIDRLSASASEIFAGALQDYGRAIIVGDRSFGKGTVQTLLDLPEGQLKITESKFYRISGDSTQHRGVIPDISYPSLLQHDEIGESSLEKALDWDRIAPVRHKNYAAIDAILPTLVAKHTERANSDADFQYIWDQKALAETISSAEQVPLNENARIAQRESQETQYLAIENTRRKAKGLEELASLDDMFGSDEDDEGTLDSSTDPDAASPHSDDESGDKEEDALITETARILVDAINLSGPVMARADVR
- a CDS encoding seryl-tRNA synthetase (PFAM: Seryl-tRNA synthetase N-terminal domain; tRNA synthetase class II core domain (G, H, P, S and T)~TIGRFAM: seryl-tRNA synthetase) translates to MLDLKLVRKDPEAIANLLKKKNYEFPAAQFVSLDAERKEADVRSQELLAERKKASKQIGALIASGKSVDEAKAEVDEILNHISAELDTAVARAKEIQQSLDDLMMQTPNIPDEAVPAGRDEEDNEEVLKWGAPTDLAFEPKDHADLGEALGQLDFEMAGKITGSRFAVMQGSLARLQRALTQFMLDMHTQSHGYTEVYVPFIVNSDSLYGTGQLPKFAEDSFKLEGDSGYYLIPTAEVPVTNMLRDRIIEDAELGEGGLKYTAHTPCFRSEAGSYGRDTRGLIRQHQFEKVELVQAVRPDQSDDALEALTGHAEAILQALELPYRKVRLCGGDLGFSAALTYDLEVWLPGQGTYREISSCSNFRDYQSRRMQARWRNPATGKPELLHTLNGSGLAVGRTLVAVIENGQQADGSIALPQAIASYMGADSINL
- a CDS encoding Integral membrane protein possibly involved in chromosome condensation (PFAM: CrcB-like protein~TIGRFAM: crcB protein); amino-acid sequence: MIAFSIALGGAFGALARFLVNELMVASGLGAAGLSTLTINVAGSFAIGCCFVIFERFSASDALRLGLMVGFLGAFTTFSTFSLELVNDLQGGNFLRSALYAAASVLFCLFACYAGIGVARSIID